Proteins from a single region of Paraflavitalea devenefica:
- a CDS encoding zinc-binding metallopeptidase produces MEQQAKIIPISVRAGALRNDAAYRRHEAAFWDNIENDDTAGWLHPVKSMLRKIRVYVLRYSRRVFLLLACISVITACKKEDDLNNIDEIPGLGGDTWVKGPIDYWIYDNLTKPYNIAVKYKWDQFELELNKTLVPPKEEKIIPVMEAVKKVWIDNYVAEAGELFIKKYCPKFFVLAGSASYNTDGTITLGTAEGGRKVVLYVLNDFRTKAMPSYQPADSANIKMMFHTIEHEFGHILHQNIMYTQDFKRITTGLYTANWTNMSDAAARRDGFVTNYAMSAPDEDFVEMIAMMLVEGKAGFDRIVNSIPAGTSINGTTQADAKSRLRQKEAIAVTYFKDVWGIDFYSLQTRTRASVESLIR; encoded by the coding sequence ATGGAACAGCAGGCTAAAATAATCCCGATCTCTGTAAGGGCCGGTGCACTCCGGAATGATGCTGCATACAGGCGTCATGAGGCTGCTTTTTGGGATAATATAGAGAATGACGATACAGCAGGCTGGTTGCATCCGGTGAAAAGCATGCTGAGGAAAATACGTGTTTATGTGTTAAGATACAGCAGGCGTGTATTCTTACTCCTTGCCTGCATTTCTGTGATAACAGCCTGCAAAAAGGAAGATGATCTGAATAATATTGATGAAATACCCGGACTGGGAGGGGATACCTGGGTGAAAGGCCCCATAGATTACTGGATCTATGATAACCTCACAAAGCCCTACAATATTGCTGTTAAGTACAAGTGGGACCAGTTTGAACTGGAACTGAATAAAACATTGGTGCCCCCTAAGGAGGAAAAGATCATTCCGGTCATGGAAGCAGTAAAAAAAGTGTGGATCGATAACTATGTGGCGGAAGCAGGGGAGCTTTTCATCAAGAAATACTGTCCTAAGTTTTTTGTATTGGCAGGCAGCGCCAGCTATAATACGGATGGGACCATAACACTGGGAACCGCAGAAGGCGGACGTAAGGTAGTGTTGTATGTATTGAATGATTTCAGGACTAAGGCAATGCCCAGCTATCAACCTGCTGATTCTGCCAATATAAAAATGATGTTCCACACCATTGAACATGAGTTTGGCCATATTCTCCACCAGAATATTATGTATACCCAGGATTTTAAAAGGATCACAACAGGGTTGTACACCGCCAATTGGACCAATATGTCCGATGCTGCGGCACGTAGAGATGGTTTTGTGACAAATTATGCCATGTCGGCTCCTGACGAGGATTTTGTGGAAATGATTGCCATGATGCTGGTAGAAGGCAAAGCAGGCTTTGACAGGATCGTGAACAGCATTCCTGCAGGCACCAGCATCAATGGCACCACACAGGCCGATGCCAAAAGCCGGTTACGGCAAAAAGAGGCAATCGCGGTGACCTATTTTAAAGACGTATGGGGTATTGATTTTTATAGCCTGCAGACGCGTACAAGGGCTTCTGTTGAAAGTTTGATCCGATAA
- a CDS encoding DUF4302 domain-containing protein, with amino-acid sequence MKNNLLYLLFIVVGLSSCSKDDDPVFDKSPDERINETLDKYQAALLAAADGWKATIVPANGATYHYYFRFNDSNRVFMQADFDTTSASVTGQSSYRLKALQQPCLIFDTYSYLHLLSDPDGSVNGGDYGGGLYYDFEFAIDTVTADSIKMTGRFNGSKLILQKATRAERTAWENQSWAKSLTLQHVGKFLTYFTRLEVGGQQFDLNVDPLSRRITFYTYSGSGSRHGFTTLFTYSPSGVELTTPFNTGSGMITGFTHMNWDSVDNKLWLQVNGAPASISSAIAPIVVDLTAPTRWRQSAILEGTYWISVTGFTKSKKLDALNIFSIPNYYYTMYYPRFGTSGGVTYDFGGIAYVNNNALAAYGPAFRPPVFTPDGRIIFSLLGTYGAAPSSGSISIMSSVGTEYTQAEGYYFIQTSPSTYDMVCARDARSWIKWQALD; translated from the coding sequence ATGAAAAATAATTTATTATATCTCCTGTTCATAGTGGTTGGGCTATCATCCTGCAGCAAAGATGATGATCCGGTTTTTGATAAATCGCCCGATGAGCGGATCAATGAAACACTCGATAAATACCAGGCTGCCCTTTTGGCTGCAGCCGACGGCTGGAAGGCCACCATTGTTCCAGCCAATGGTGCTACTTATCATTATTACTTCCGCTTCAATGATTCCAACCGGGTATTTATGCAGGCCGATTTTGATACTACCTCTGCCAGTGTAACAGGGCAGAGCAGTTACCGGCTGAAAGCGTTGCAGCAACCCTGCCTTATTTTCGATACCTATTCTTACCTGCATTTATTGTCTGACCCGGATGGTTCTGTGAACGGGGGAGATTATGGTGGCGGGCTTTATTATGACTTTGAGTTCGCTATTGATACAGTCACTGCCGACAGTATTAAAATGACAGGAAGGTTTAATGGTTCCAAACTCATTTTGCAGAAAGCAACACGGGCTGAGCGGACAGCATGGGAAAACCAATCATGGGCAAAATCTTTGACATTGCAACATGTGGGTAAGTTCCTTACTTATTTTACCCGGCTTGAGGTAGGTGGACAGCAGTTTGATCTGAATGTTGATCCCCTCAGCCGCCGCATTACTTTTTACACCTATTCCGGCAGCGGAAGCAGGCATGGATTTACCACTCTTTTTACCTATAGCCCCAGCGGTGTAGAATTGACTACTCCTTTCAATACAGGTTCGGGGATGATTACCGGATTTACCCACATGAATTGGGACAGTGTTGATAATAAGTTATGGTTGCAGGTAAATGGAGCACCGGCATCTATCTCATCCGCTATTGCTCCTATCGTAGTAGACCTTACAGCGCCCACCCGGTGGAGGCAGTCGGCTATCTTAGAGGGTACGTACTGGATCTCTGTTACGGGCTTTACCAAAAGCAAGAAGCTGGACGCCCTCAACATTTTCAGCATTCCCAACTATTACTATACGATGTATTACCCGCGGTTTGGCACAAGCGGCGGTGTTACTTATGACTTTGGCGGTATTGCCTATGTGAATAATAATGCTTTGGCTGCCTATGGACCGGCCTTCCGGCCTCCGGTGTTTACACCCGATGGGCGCATCATCTTCAGCCTGCTGGGTACTTATGGTGCAGCGCCTTCCAGCGGCAGTATCTCCATCATGAGCAGTGTTGGGACTGAATATACGCAGGCTGAAGGGTATTACTTTATACAAACCAGTCCTTCTACTTATGATATGGTGTGTGCCAGGGATGCACGCTCCTGGATCAAGTGGCAGGCGTTGGATTAG